The following proteins come from a genomic window of Acidobacteriota bacterium:
- a CDS encoding methyltransferase domain-containing protein, whose translation MRSGRFGAAAYVCALATLVLAGSMATRGIGHAATQDSRSLAPFVPTPNDVVERMLTLAGVTADDVVYDLGCGDGRIVIAAARDFGARGVGVDIDPQRIAEANANAEQAGVQHLVEFIEGDAMQTDVSDATVVTLYLLSSSNARLKPILTRQLRRGARIVSHAFSMGDWDPDVVDRFEDARGSTRTLYLWRHDGTVRP comes from the coding sequence ATGAGGTCAGGACGGTTCGGCGCGGCGGCGTACGTGTGCGCGCTGGCAACGTTGGTTCTCGCGGGGTCGATGGCAACGCGGGGAATCGGCCACGCGGCCACGCAGGACAGCCGGAGCCTGGCGCCGTTCGTGCCGACGCCGAACGACGTGGTCGAACGCATGCTGACCCTGGCCGGCGTCACCGCGGACGACGTCGTGTACGACCTCGGCTGCGGAGACGGGCGCATCGTCATCGCCGCCGCCCGGGACTTCGGCGCGCGCGGCGTCGGCGTGGACATCGACCCGCAGCGCATCGCCGAGGCGAACGCGAACGCGGAGCAGGCCGGCGTGCAGCACCTGGTGGAATTCATCGAGGGAGACGCCATGCAGACCGACGTCTCCGACGCCACGGTAGTGACCCTCTACCTGCTGTCGTCTTCCAACGCCCGGTTGAAACCGATCCTGACGCGCCAGCTTCGACGCGGCGCCCGGATCGTCTCGCACGCATTCAGCATGGGCGACTGGGATCCGGACGTCGTGGATCGTTTCGAGGACGCGCGCGGAAGTACGCGTACACTGTACTTGTGGCGGCATGACGGCACCGTCAGGCCGTGA
- a CDS encoding PQQ-binding-like beta-propeller repeat protein, with translation MKAHLQLAVVVVLGLSTLAGVAPVRSAQAQTPAVGMIPVEGEGARYWPRWRGPSGQGLVADSGYPDRWSATDNVVWRTPVQGRGNSSPVLWDDRIFLTAGRDGGRRLYVLAFRRSDGALLWETEVAPGPRESVHQKNGPASATPTTDGERVYVSLGSRGLAALDFEGTVLWHTAVGRISNYHGPAGSPLLYEDKLIIYQDQRSGGFVAAYDTATGEQIWRTSRVQSVGWGTPVAIRVGDHDELVVSSSRTVNAYDPQTGRELWHCNGNNFEVIPTPVVEAGLVFCTSGRAGPTLAIRPGGRGDVTDTHVAWSTSRGSPFVPSPLAADGYLYTINDMVSIVTCFEAATGEVMWQARLGRAARESFSASPVLVDGKVFFTNDEGITFVLRAGPEFELLHTNDIGARTFASPALVDGMWYIRTENELLAIGDAP, from the coding sequence ATGAAGGCTCATCTTCAACTTGCAGTGGTCGTCGTGCTGGGACTGAGCACGCTCGCCGGCGTCGCTCCGGTCCGAAGCGCGCAGGCGCAGACGCCGGCCGTGGGAATGATCCCGGTCGAGGGCGAGGGTGCGCGGTACTGGCCGCGCTGGCGCGGACCGTCCGGGCAGGGGCTCGTGGCGGACTCCGGCTATCCCGACCGCTGGAGCGCCACCGACAACGTCGTCTGGCGCACGCCGGTGCAGGGACGCGGCAACTCCTCGCCCGTCCTCTGGGACGACCGCATCTTCCTGACGGCGGGTCGCGACGGCGGCCGGCGCCTGTACGTCCTGGCCTTTCGACGCAGCGACGGGGCGCTCTTGTGGGAAACCGAGGTGGCGCCGGGCCCGCGGGAGTCGGTGCACCAGAAGAACGGGCCGGCCTCGGCCACCCCGACCACCGACGGCGAGCGCGTCTACGTGTCGCTCGGCAGCCGGGGACTGGCGGCTCTCGACTTCGAGGGGACCGTGCTCTGGCACACCGCGGTAGGGCGCATCTCGAACTACCATGGACCGGCCGGCTCGCCGTTGCTCTACGAAGACAAGCTCATCATCTACCAGGACCAGCGAAGCGGCGGCTTCGTGGCCGCCTACGACACCGCCACCGGCGAGCAGATCTGGCGGACCTCCCGCGTCCAGAGCGTCGGCTGGGGAACGCCCGTGGCGATACGGGTCGGCGACCACGACGAGCTGGTGGTCAGCAGTTCCCGCACGGTCAACGCCTACGACCCGCAGACCGGTCGCGAGCTGTGGCACTGCAACGGCAACAACTTCGAGGTCATCCCGACGCCGGTCGTCGAGGCGGGGCTCGTCTTCTGCACCTCGGGCCGCGCCGGACCGACGCTGGCGATCCGGCCGGGCGGACGGGGCGACGTCACGGATACGCACGTCGCATGGTCGACCTCGCGCGGCTCGCCGTTCGTCCCCTCCCCGCTGGCCGCCGACGGCTACCTCTACACCATCAACGACATGGTGAGCATCGTCACCTGCTTCGAGGCCGCCACCGGCGAGGTGATGTGGCAGGCACGGCTCGGCCGCGCGGCCCGCGAGAGCTTCTCGGCTTCGCCCGTGCTGGTGGACGGCAAGGTGTTCTTCACCAACGACGAGGGAATCACCTTCGTCCTGCGAGCCGGACCGGAGTTCGAGCTGCTTCACACCAACGACATCGGCGCCCGGACGTTCGCGTCGCCTGCGCTGGTGGACGGGATGTGGTACATCCGCACCGAGAACGAGTTGCTGGCCATCGGCGACGCACCCTGA
- a CDS encoding PaaI family thioesterase, whose amino-acid sequence MERERDTYNACCIVTARSIRRNSGGQAAPVARPSDYLDALRARAAALPFFRLIGLEIVDMQPGRSVLTIRHRPDLAQPVGILHGGVTAALVDTGIAYAVLARDEIRPLVEAGGSVVAIDLRIKYFRPVADGRLTCVSTVTRMGQRIIHGDSIVTNERGDEVARGDSIYGTVNANEMARHGAPSGAMHAEPPAVAHTISEEGA is encoded by the coding sequence GTGGAGCGAGAGCGAGACACGTATAATGCGTGCTGCATCGTGACCGCTCGCTCCATCAGGCGCAATTCGGGCGGACAGGCGGCACCAGTGGCTCGACCTTCGGACTATCTCGACGCCCTCCGCGCGCGCGCGGCCGCGTTGCCGTTCTTTCGGCTCATCGGACTGGAGATCGTGGACATGCAGCCGGGACGATCCGTCCTGACGATCCGGCACCGCCCGGACCTCGCGCAACCGGTCGGCATCCTGCACGGCGGGGTCACGGCCGCGCTGGTCGACACCGGCATCGCCTACGCCGTGCTGGCGCGCGACGAAATCCGCCCCCTGGTCGAGGCGGGCGGGTCGGTCGTGGCCATCGATCTGCGGATCAAGTACTTCCGCCCGGTCGCGGACGGCCGGCTGACCTGCGTGTCGACGGTGACGCGGATGGGCCAGCGGATTATTCACGGCGATAGCATCGTCACCAACGAGCGGGGCGACGAAGTCGCCCGCGGCGACTCCATCTACGGAACCGTGAATGCGAACGAGATGGCGCGGCACGGCGCTCCGTCCGGCGCCATGCATGCGGAACCGCCAGCCGTGGCGCATACCATCTCCGAGGAGGGGGCATGA
- a CDS encoding CarD family transcriptional regulator, giving the protein MLQFEVGDKVIYPNQGLGIVERIETRTIMGTTCGFYSLRMASSDTTVLVPVDNVEDVGLRRAIEDHEVKKLFTLLGNGKIDSHQNWKGRFKDNSNKMRTGSLYDVVDVLKSLNHLSQSKNLSFREKRMLDRAKFLVVSEISEVVSEPSEAIEERVEKALERCLANRERQLAKESAARAKASEADEASEADETPEVAEVTPVSP; this is encoded by the coding sequence ATGTTGCAGTTCGAGGTCGGAGACAAGGTGATCTATCCCAACCAGGGACTCGGCATCGTCGAGCGAATCGAGACCCGGACGATCATGGGCACGACGTGCGGATTCTATTCGTTGCGCATGGCTTCGAGCGACACGACCGTCCTGGTGCCGGTGGACAACGTCGAGGATGTCGGCTTGCGCCGCGCGATCGAGGATCACGAGGTCAAGAAGCTCTTCACCCTGCTCGGCAACGGAAAGATCGACAGTCACCAGAACTGGAAGGGCCGCTTCAAGGACAACTCCAACAAGATGCGGACGGGGTCGCTGTACGATGTCGTCGACGTCCTCAAGAGCCTGAATCACCTCAGCCAGTCGAAGAACCTCTCGTTTCGCGAGAAGCGGATGCTCGACCGTGCGAAGTTCCTTGTCGTGTCGGAGATATCCGAGGTCGTGAGCGAGCCGTCCGAAGCGATCGAGGAGCGCGTGGAGAAGGCGCTCGAGCGTTGCCTCGCCAACCGGGAGCGGCAACTCGCCAAGGAGAGCGCGGCCAGGGCGAAGGCATCCGAGGCGGACGAAGCATCCGAGGCGGACGAAACGCCCGAGGTCGCCGAGGTCACTCCCGTAAGCCCGTAG
- a CDS encoding HlyC/CorC family transporter, giving the protein MLELLVVVGLVVGTSAACSLFEAVLYSVPASRIEALDRAKRPSGRILKEMRQKVDRPIAAVLSLNTIANTGGGALAGALAAGVFGASRIWVFSVVFTLAILLFSEVLPKTVGVVYARALAPFVARPLAWLVALFRPLIVLTQLATRAVRSESQEDRISDEELLTMVGLGLRSGDFRPHEARVIQNVLALERRTVSEIMTPRPVVFILGAAVTVRDAAAMAEMDEYSRIPVYASDPEELVGVVHKVDILKAVAEDRFETTLEKMMRPINFVVAAAPLDQVLRTFLARRGHMLAVIDEFGGFAGIVTLEDVLEELIGREIVDEFDQVTDLRAFARRRRLMATQRERAGDS; this is encoded by the coding sequence ATGCTGGAGTTGCTCGTCGTGGTTGGCCTCGTAGTGGGAACCTCCGCGGCCTGCTCGCTGTTCGAGGCGGTTCTGTATTCGGTTCCGGCCAGTCGCATCGAGGCGCTCGACCGCGCGAAGCGGCCCTCGGGCCGCATCCTGAAGGAGATGCGGCAGAAGGTGGACCGGCCGATCGCCGCCGTGCTGTCGTTGAACACCATCGCCAACACCGGTGGCGGCGCGCTGGCCGGCGCTCTCGCGGCCGGGGTCTTCGGCGCGTCGCGGATCTGGGTGTTCTCGGTCGTCTTCACGTTGGCGATCCTCCTGTTCTCCGAGGTGCTCCCGAAGACGGTCGGCGTGGTGTACGCCCGGGCTCTGGCTCCGTTCGTCGCGCGGCCACTCGCCTGGCTCGTGGCGCTCTTCCGTCCCCTCATCGTGCTGACCCAACTCGCCACCCGCGCCGTTCGCTCCGAATCCCAGGAGGACCGGATCTCCGACGAAGAGTTGCTCACGATGGTCGGGCTCGGTCTGCGGTCGGGCGATTTCCGGCCGCACGAAGCCCGCGTGATTCAGAATGTTCTCGCGCTTGAACGGCGGACCGTGTCGGAGATCATGACGCCCCGCCCGGTAGTCTTCATTCTCGGCGCGGCGGTGACCGTCCGCGACGCCGCGGCGATGGCGGAGATGGACGAGTACAGCCGCATTCCCGTCTACGCAAGCGACCCCGAGGAGCTCGTAGGCGTCGTGCACAAGGTCGACATCCTGAAAGCGGTTGCGGAGGATCGTTTCGAGACGACCCTGGAGAAGATGATGCGGCCCATCAACTTCGTGGTCGCCGCGGCGCCTCTCGATCAGGTGCTGAGGACCTTTCTGGCCCGTCGCGGGCACATGCTGGCGGTGATCGACGAATTCGGAGGATTCGCCGGCATCGTCACGCTGGAGGACGTACTGGAGGAGCTCATCGGGCGCGAGATCGTCGACGAGTTCGACCAGGTAACCGACCTGCGCGCGTTTGCCAGACGGCGGCGATTGATGGCAACGCAGCGCGAGCGCGCCGGTGATTCGTAA
- a CDS encoding amidase: protein MHSSDDLCAWPAADLARSIAARELSATEVMEAHLARIDQVNPAVNAIVTLLPEDARRGAEAADAAVARGDALGPLHGLPVAHKDLTWTKGIRTTFGCRAFEHFVPDEDALIVERLRSAGAITVGKTNTPELGAGSQTFNAVFGATRNPYDTTKTCGGSSGGAAVALATGMLPIADGSDLGGSLRNPAGFCNVVGFRPSPGRVPIWPSQTAWFPMGVQGPMARNVTDVALMLSAIAGPDPRAPISLPEPGTVFGRPLDCDMDGIRVAWSRDLAGLPVDLRVTAVIEAERGTFEHIGCAVENAEPDMNGVAEVFRVWRAWYFEACYGTLLDEHRELLKDTVIWNIEEGRRLTGPRLGEAARTWSALLDRVRRFFERFDFLVLPVSQVPPFDVDQPYVTEIDGVQMETYLDWMSSCAHISVLGLPAISVPCGFTDDGLPVGVQIVGRQHDDLGVLRLAHAFGQVNGAGRRRPPIEDLARGESG, encoded by the coding sequence ATGCACTCCTCCGACGATCTCTGCGCCTGGCCGGCGGCCGATCTCGCCCGCTCCATCGCCGCCCGCGAGCTCTCGGCGACCGAGGTGATGGAGGCCCACCTCGCCCGCATCGATCAGGTCAACCCGGCCGTCAACGCCATCGTCACCCTCCTGCCCGAGGATGCACGCCGCGGAGCCGAGGCGGCCGACGCCGCCGTCGCCCGCGGCGATGCGCTCGGCCCGCTGCACGGGCTCCCCGTGGCCCACAAGGACCTCACCTGGACGAAGGGCATCCGGACCACCTTCGGGTGCCGGGCGTTCGAGCACTTCGTTCCCGACGAGGACGCGCTGATCGTCGAGCGCCTGCGGTCGGCCGGAGCAATCACCGTCGGCAAGACCAACACCCCGGAGCTCGGCGCCGGATCGCAGACGTTCAATGCGGTGTTCGGCGCCACCCGCAACCCCTACGACACCACGAAGACGTGCGGCGGCAGCAGCGGCGGCGCGGCGGTGGCGCTGGCCACCGGGATGCTCCCGATCGCCGACGGCAGCGACCTCGGCGGCTCGTTGCGCAACCCGGCCGGGTTCTGCAACGTCGTCGGCTTCCGCCCCTCTCCCGGGCGCGTGCCGATCTGGCCCAGCCAGACCGCCTGGTTCCCGATGGGGGTGCAGGGGCCGATGGCGCGCAACGTGACCGACGTCGCGCTGATGCTGAGCGCCATCGCCGGCCCGGATCCGCGGGCGCCCATCTCGCTCCCGGAGCCGGGAACGGTCTTCGGCCGGCCGCTGGATTGCGACATGGACGGCATTCGCGTCGCCTGGAGCCGCGATCTGGCGGGACTTCCCGTCGACCTCCGGGTCACCGCCGTCATCGAAGCCGAGCGTGGAACCTTCGAGCACATCGGCTGCGCGGTCGAGAACGCCGAGCCGGACATGAACGGCGTTGCCGAGGTGTTCCGCGTGTGGCGGGCGTGGTACTTCGAGGCCTGCTACGGAACGCTGCTCGACGAGCACCGGGAACTGCTGAAGGACACCGTGATCTGGAACATCGAGGAGGGCCGCCGATTGACCGGGCCCCGCCTGGGAGAAGCGGCACGGACCTGGAGCGCCCTGCTCGACCGCGTGCGCCGTTTCTTCGAGCGCTTCGACTTCCTGGTGCTCCCGGTCAGCCAGGTGCCGCCGTTCGACGTCGACCAGCCCTACGTGACCGAGATCGACGGCGTGCAGATGGAGACGTACCTCGACTGGATGAGCTCCTGCGCGCACATCTCGGTGCTCGGCCTTCCGGCCATCTCCGTGCCCTGCGGATTCACCGACGACGGCCTGCCGGTGGGCGTGCAGATCGTCGGCCGACAGCACGACGACCTGGGGGTGCTGCGGCTCGCGCACGCTTTCGGGCAGGTCAACGGTGCCGGCCGGCGCAGGCCGCCGATCGAGGATCTCGCGCGGGGTGAGAGCGGGTGA
- a CDS encoding PQQ-binding-like beta-propeller repeat protein, translated as MAVPRRRRRSREGQMRNCNGAHGERVGKHKRLAGIGAVLLLVMGTTLGAQDWPHFLGPERDGHYSGPPLERAWPGGAPRELWRRAVGQGFAGPVVSGGRLLLFHRLQDREVLEALDAETGDPIWRYDYPSNYRDDFGFDEGPRSAPVVSGGRVYTFGAQGQLHAVDLDTGVGVWNVDTRARFRFRKAFFGAAGSPLVEGGRVIANVGGPDAGIVAFDADSGDVLWTVPGEEASYSSPVAATFDGVRHALFFTRDNFVSLDPASGRERFRRSWRARIRASVNAATPLVADDLVFISAQYGTGAGLFRIAGSGLDEVWRSNDVMSNHYATSVHRDGYLYGYHGRQEFGPSLRAVALETGDVGWDVPRFGAGSVLLAGDLLVVMRESGELLLAEASPDAFAPVARARLLRGTVRAYPALAGGRLYVRNDDTLLAVDLTR; from the coding sequence ATGGCGGTTCCCCGGAGACGGCGCCGGAGCCGGGAGGGGCAGATGAGGAACTGCAACGGAGCGCACGGGGAACGGGTGGGGAAACACAAGCGGCTCGCGGGCATCGGAGCGGTCCTGCTGCTCGTTATGGGGACGACGCTCGGTGCGCAGGACTGGCCGCACTTCCTGGGTCCGGAGCGTGACGGCCACTATTCGGGGCCGCCGCTCGAGCGCGCCTGGCCGGGCGGTGCGCCGCGCGAGCTCTGGCGCCGCGCGGTCGGCCAGGGCTTTGCGGGCCCTGTCGTTTCCGGAGGCCGCCTGCTGCTGTTCCATCGGCTGCAGGACCGCGAAGTGCTCGAGGCACTCGATGCCGAGACCGGTGACCCCATCTGGCGGTACGACTATCCGTCGAACTACCGCGACGATTTCGGGTTCGACGAAGGGCCGCGTTCCGCGCCGGTCGTGTCGGGAGGCCGCGTCTATACCTTCGGCGCGCAGGGGCAGTTGCATGCGGTCGATCTCGACACCGGCGTCGGGGTCTGGAACGTCGATACCCGGGCCCGGTTCCGCTTTCGCAAGGCGTTCTTCGGTGCGGCCGGTTCGCCGCTTGTCGAGGGCGGGCGGGTGATCGCCAACGTCGGCGGGCCGGATGCTGGCATCGTGGCCTTCGATGCCGACTCGGGCGACGTGCTCTGGACCGTGCCCGGCGAGGAAGCGAGCTACTCGTCGCCGGTGGCGGCGACTTTCGACGGCGTCCGGCACGCGCTCTTCTTCACGCGCGACAACTTCGTGAGCCTCGATCCCGCCAGCGGCCGGGAGCGCTTTCGCCGGAGCTGGCGGGCCCGCATCCGCGCCTCGGTCAATGCCGCGACGCCGCTGGTCGCCGATGACCTCGTCTTCATCTCGGCGCAGTACGGTACGGGCGCCGGTCTGTTTCGAATCGCCGGGTCCGGCCTCGACGAGGTGTGGAGGTCGAACGACGTGATGTCGAATCACTATGCGACGAGCGTGCACCGGGACGGCTACCTCTACGGTTACCACGGACGGCAGGAATTCGGACCGAGCCTGCGCGCCGTGGCTCTCGAAACCGGCGACGTCGGCTGGGACGTGCCGCGATTCGGCGCCGGCAGCGTGTTGCTGGCCGGCGATCTCCTCGTCGTGATGCGGGAGTCCGGTGAACTGTTGCTTGCCGAGGCCTCCCCGGACGCGTTCGCGCCGGTGGCTCGCGCGCGTCTGCTGCGCGGCACCGTGCGGGCCTATCCGGCACTGGCGGGCGGCCGGTTGTACGTGCGGAACGACGACACCCTGCTCGCGGTCGACCTCACCCGGTGA
- a CDS encoding GNAT family N-acetyltransferase, whose translation MLTIPVTDRCRLVPLDLADADELFSLTDTNRGYLRQWLPWLDSVRRVDDTRTFIRAARAQAARNDGVQLALTVDGRIAGVVGHHHVDWRNRSTALGYWIGESYQGLGLATAACRALITRAFETARLNRIEIRCASGNHRSRAIPVRLGLREEGLLRDAEWLYDHFVDHVVYAALAREWRFPGDGAGAGRGR comes from the coding sequence ATGCTGACGATTCCGGTCACGGACCGTTGCCGGCTCGTTCCGCTCGACCTGGCGGACGCCGACGAGCTCTTCTCCCTGACCGACACCAACCGCGGCTACCTGCGCCAGTGGCTGCCGTGGCTGGACAGCGTTCGCCGGGTCGACGACACGCGGACGTTCATCCGCGCCGCGCGGGCGCAGGCGGCCCGCAACGACGGCGTCCAGCTCGCCCTGACCGTCGACGGCCGCATCGCCGGCGTCGTCGGGCACCACCACGTCGATTGGCGGAACCGGAGCACCGCGCTCGGGTACTGGATCGGCGAATCCTATCAGGGCCTGGGGCTGGCCACGGCGGCGTGCCGCGCGCTGATCACGCGCGCGTTCGAAACCGCCCGACTGAACCGCATCGAGATTCGGTGCGCGTCGGGCAACCACCGGAGCCGGGCGATTCCGGTCCGGCTCGGCCTGCGGGAGGAAGGGCTGCTGCGCGACGCGGAGTGGCTCTACGACCACTTCGTGGACCACGTGGTCTATGCGGCGCTGGCGAGGGAATGGCGGTTCCCCGGAGACGGCGCCGGAGCCGGGAGGGGCAGATGA